A stretch of Candidatus Methylomirabilota bacterium DNA encodes these proteins:
- a CDS encoding sugar ABC transporter permease yields the protein MPRSHGPGAVFKWTLLAPLFALLLFLVPVFLLQLYFSVHSWTIYLGSWWDAEFVWFDVFQEVLSDPRFGWSIVRSLVFAGVSTLGCFAVGFGLALLMYRPFRGHGLYYAFFILPMLTVPIVIAYTFEMLLYQKGPVNGILSAVLGTDVNVIWLADPRIAVLTTVLLEIWNWTPFVFIIMMAGLAALPRDLEEAAQSLGASRWRIFLEVKLPLLRPVIFLALILRFLEAIGEFPKTWALFQGGPGTATETIPVYLFLTTWTYFHVSRGAAMSYVVLLLMVGIVLMAIRMLRREKRILDRLYQAPAARP from the coding sequence TTGCCGCGGAGCCATGGCCCGGGCGCCGTCTTCAAGTGGACCCTCCTCGCCCCGCTGTTCGCGCTGCTGCTGTTCCTCGTCCCGGTCTTCCTGCTCCAGCTCTACTTCAGCGTGCACTCGTGGACGATCTATCTGGGCAGCTGGTGGGACGCCGAGTTCGTCTGGTTCGACGTGTTCCAGGAGGTGCTGAGCGACCCCCGCTTCGGCTGGTCCATCGTGCGATCGCTCGTCTTCGCGGGGGTCTCCACGCTGGGCTGCTTCGCGGTGGGGTTCGGCCTGGCCCTGCTGATGTACCGGCCCTTCCGCGGCCACGGCCTCTACTACGCGTTCTTCATCCTGCCCATGCTGACGGTTCCGATCGTCATCGCCTACACCTTCGAGATGCTGCTCTACCAGAAGGGACCGGTGAACGGCATCCTGAGCGCGGTCCTGGGCACGGACGTCAACGTGATCTGGCTCGCCGATCCCCGGATCGCCGTGCTCACCACGGTGCTGCTGGAGATCTGGAACTGGACCCCCTTCGTGTTCATCATCATGATGGCCGGGCTGGCCGCGCTGCCCCGCGACCTGGAGGAGGCGGCTCAGAGCCTGGGGGCCAGCCGGTGGCGCATCTTCCTGGAGGTGAAGCTCCCGCTGCTGCGCCCGGTCATCTTCCTGGCCCTGATCCTGAGATTCCTGGAGGCCATCGGGGAGTTCCCCAAGACGTGGGCGCTGTTCCAGGGCGGGCCGGGGACCGCCACCGAGACCATCCCCGTCTATCTCTTCCTGACGACGTGGACGTACTTCCACGTGTCCCGGGGCGCCGCCATGTCCTACGTGGTGCTGCTGCTGATGGTCGGCATCGTGCTCAT
- a CDS encoding extracellular solute-binding protein encodes MSDRGLFRRTFLGTGLAAALTGPWVLRHPRAAEAGPEEDGVVKAAKKSKPADLNGMIWSLYYRNMQRLSDEFRGLTGIGVKNIQDITIFQIPQRAMAEALSRSGEFDFFHVDSNMIPSLASAGLLEPLDPYIKETGYKLDMVGNFASFMQYKGQTYGIPTDGNVHIQYIRKDYFENPEERKRFADKHGRELTWPKTWDEHQQVLEFFHRPDKGLTGSGSLRNRANGATWWYMYFYSAGGFPVNDELEPTLNTKAGEYAVDVYLNLKKVSHPEAPGWGTPQMIPQIVGGHMFSAQYWDGTSRQIESDPKSATKGKFLYGLVPGSTLSGKQMHRSISSPLAAVLVNRHSPRKRQAAYMALYWGTLKNSIEIVSHPEWTFHDPWHSGHFTSPEVEKRYTKPALAAIKRNLFVTTPPIYLTGHLEFQDVLAKALSEAYVGQIKAKDVITQTEAEWRKLIAKIGKRKLKEDLASYKAAFPKVDVPA; translated from the coding sequence ATGAGCGACCGTGGGCTCTTCAGGCGGACGTTTCTTGGAACGGGACTGGCGGCGGCGCTGACCGGTCCCTGGGTGCTGCGGCACCCGCGGGCGGCCGAGGCCGGGCCGGAGGAGGACGGCGTCGTCAAGGCGGCCAAGAAGAGCAAGCCCGCCGACCTCAACGGCATGATCTGGTCGCTCTACTATCGCAACATGCAGCGCCTGTCCGACGAGTTCCGTGGCCTCACCGGCATCGGCGTGAAGAACATCCAGGACATCACCATCTTTCAGATTCCCCAGCGGGCGATGGCCGAAGCCCTGTCGCGCTCGGGCGAGTTCGATTTCTTCCACGTCGACTCCAACATGATCCCCTCCCTGGCCTCGGCCGGCCTGCTGGAGCCGCTCGATCCCTACATCAAGGAGACCGGCTACAAGCTCGACATGGTCGGCAACTTCGCCAGCTTCATGCAGTACAAGGGCCAGACGTACGGGATTCCCACCGACGGCAACGTCCACATCCAGTACATCCGCAAGGACTACTTCGAGAACCCCGAGGAGCGGAAGCGCTTCGCCGACAAGCACGGTCGCGAGCTCACGTGGCCCAAGACCTGGGACGAGCACCAGCAAGTGCTCGAGTTCTTCCACCGGCCGGACAAGGGGCTCACCGGCTCGGGCAGCCTGCGCAACCGGGCCAACGGCGCCACGTGGTGGTACATGTACTTCTACAGCGCGGGCGGCTTCCCGGTGAACGACGAGCTCGAGCCCACGCTGAACACGAAGGCCGGCGAATACGCGGTGGACGTTTACCTCAACCTCAAGAAGGTCTCCCATCCCGAGGCGCCCGGCTGGGGCACCCCCCAGATGATTCCCCAGATCGTGGGCGGCCACATGTTCTCCGCCCAGTACTGGGATGGCACCAGCCGGCAGATCGAGAGCGACCCGAAGTCGGCGACCAAGGGCAAGTTCCTCTACGGCTTGGTTCCGGGCTCCACCCTGAGCGGCAAGCAGATGCACCGGTCGATCTCGTCGCCCCTGGCCGCGGTGCTGGTGAACCGCCACAGCCCGCGCAAGCGCCAGGCCGCCTACATGGCGCTCTACTGGGGCACGCTGAAGAACAGCATCGAGATCGTGAGCCACCCCGAGTGGACGTTCCACGATCCCTGGCACAGCGGCCACTTCACCAGCCCCGAGGTGGAGAAGCGCTACACGAAGCCGGCCCTGGCGGCCATCAAGCGGAACCTCTTCGTCACCACGCCGCCCATTTACCTGACCGGGCACCTGGAGTTCCAGGACGTGCTGGCCAAGGCCCTGTCCGAGGCCTACGTGGGTCAGATCAAGGCCAAGGACGTCATCACGCAGACCGAGGCGGAGTGGCGCAAGCTCATCGCCAAGATCGGCAAGCGCAAGCTCAAGGAGGACCTGGCCAGCTACAAGGCGGCCTTCCCCAAGGTCGACGTGCCGGCCTGA
- a CDS encoding amidohydrolase family protein, producing the protein MRYVRISADCHIDLCWLPPDLFTSSSTARLRDRMPYVTDGPKGPVWVTRQGANLGLMNGMGSAGREYVPGQIHRSDRMASTGLYEDGKRGIRRLTDPELRLLDQERDGVQAEVLYGILGTTRRLNDPEAAVEVMRIYNEWLADFCESHPDRYAGLACIPNHPVEAAVDEIRRVMKRGGIRGLEIANQHDIVPLWDPQWAPVWQVAHESRLPLHFHTVGGQRVDFDKLPGLLPKVTRAVHLTTFQMHMASILSSLIFGGVLERYPDLKIVIGESGIGWIPYVLERMDAEWEDQFKMLSLTMPPSHYWRRQCRATYQTDRIGIKLIDELGHDTVMWGSDFPHPDGVWPDSAEFIERELGHLPAAVRQKIVCDNAGKLYGFIH; encoded by the coding sequence ATGCGCTACGTTAGAATTTCGGCCGATTGCCACATCGACCTCTGCTGGCTGCCTCCCGATCTGTTCACGTCGAGCTCCACGGCCCGGCTGCGGGACCGCATGCCGTACGTCACCGACGGACCCAAGGGGCCGGTGTGGGTCACCAGACAGGGCGCCAACCTGGGCCTGATGAACGGCATGGGCTCGGCGGGCCGGGAGTACGTGCCGGGGCAGATCCATCGCTCCGATCGCATGGCCTCCACCGGGCTCTACGAGGACGGCAAGCGGGGGATCCGTCGCCTCACCGATCCCGAGCTGCGGCTCCTCGATCAAGAGCGCGACGGCGTCCAGGCCGAGGTGCTGTACGGCATCCTCGGCACGACCCGGCGCCTGAACGACCCCGAGGCCGCCGTGGAGGTCATGCGGATCTACAACGAGTGGCTGGCCGACTTCTGCGAGAGCCACCCCGACCGCTACGCCGGACTGGCCTGCATTCCCAATCACCCGGTGGAGGCCGCCGTGGACGAGATCAGGCGGGTGATGAAGCGGGGCGGCATCCGGGGCCTGGAGATCGCCAATCAGCACGACATCGTGCCGCTGTGGGATCCCCAGTGGGCCCCCGTCTGGCAGGTGGCCCACGAGTCCCGGCTGCCCCTGCACTTCCACACCGTGGGCGGCCAGCGGGTGGATTTCGACAAGCTCCCGGGCTTGCTGCCCAAGGTGACCCGCGCCGTGCACCTGACCACCTTCCAGATGCACATGGCCTCGATCCTGAGCTCGCTGATCTTCGGCGGGGTGCTGGAGCGCTACCCCGATCTGAAGATCGTCATCGGGGAGAGCGGCATCGGCTGGATCCCCTACGTGCTGGAGCGCATGGACGCGGAGTGGGAAGATCAGTTCAAGATGCTCTCGCTCACCATGCCGCCCAGCCACTACTGGCGGCGCCAGTGCCGAGCGACCTACCAGACCGACCGCATCGGCATCAAGCTGATCGACGAGCTGGGCCACGACACGGTCATGTGGGGCTCGGATTTCCCCCACCCGGACGGCGTGTGGCCGGATTCCGCCGAGTTCATCGAGCGCGAGCTGGGCCATCTGCCCGCTGCGGTGCGCCAGAAGATCGTGTGCGACAATGCGGGTAAGCTGTACGGGTTCATCCACTGA
- a CDS encoding VOC family protein: MPKIKHIAISTQDVDATARFYIEVFGMKEIAKVDSPGATGYYLSDGDLNLAILNFKNDAVAGAERGKGYSGIHHIGFQVDSLEAIAEKLAEAGSRRRDDVNEALGVGHGRRYEGNVEVKYGGPDGVMLDVSETGWVGTPTFSPKVTH; the protein is encoded by the coding sequence ATGCCGAAGATCAAGCACATCGCCATCTCCACCCAGGACGTCGACGCGACCGCCCGGTTCTACATCGAGGTGTTCGGGATGAAGGAGATCGCCAAGGTCGACAGCCCGGGGGCCACCGGCTACTACCTGAGCGACGGCGACCTCAACCTGGCCATCCTCAACTTCAAGAACGACGCGGTGGCCGGGGCCGAGCGGGGCAAGGGCTACTCGGGCATCCACCACATCGGCTTCCAGGTCGACAGCCTGGAGGCGATCGCCGAGAAGCTGGCGGAGGCCGGCTCGCGCCGCCGCGACGACGTCAACGAAGCGCTCGGGGTCGGGCACGGACGCCGCTACGAGGGCAACGTCGAGGTGAAGTACGGAGGCCCCGACGGCGTCATGCTCGACGTGTCGGAGACCGGCTGGGTAGGGACGCCGACCTTCAGCCCCAAAGTCACGCACTGA